One stretch of Labeo rohita strain BAU-BD-2019 unplaced genomic scaffold, IGBB_LRoh.1.0 scaffold_375, whole genome shotgun sequence DNA includes these proteins:
- the LOC127160526 gene encoding RLA class II histocompatibility antigen, DP alpha-1 chain-like, with amino-acid sequence MTAHINSCTQPFGLTGCSDTEKEQIYGTDGEVAFHSDFIRKKGLLTLPDFADFVNPSSYDGVYELSVSNLVICRNFLDRQIKAYNGSDETTEPPHISIYSKDDVKVGVENDLICHVTGFFPPPVIISWTKNSVNVTEFMNGQYRPNHDSTFNIFSHLKITPKEGDIYSCTVRHKAILGQTQTKTWGESLFSCEFHGVIIFHSREVAVYKA; translated from the exons ATGACCGCCCACATCAactc TTGCACACAACCTTTTGGATTAACTGGATGCTCTGATACAGAGAAGGAGCAAATTTATGGAACAGATGGAGAGGTTGCTTTCCATTCAGACTTCATTAGGAAAAAGGGATTGTTGACACTGCCTGACTTTGCAGATTTTGTCAACCCCAGCAGCTATGATGGAGTTTATGAACTGAGTGTTAGTAATCTAGTAATCTGCAGAAATTTCTTAGACAGACAAATAAAAGCTTACAATGGCTCTGATGAAACAACAG AACCCCCTCACATTTCCATCTACTCCAAAGATGATGTGAAGGTGGGTGTCGAGAATGACCTTATCTGTCACGTGACCGGATTCTTCCCACCACCTGTGATCATCTCATGGACTAAGAACAGTGTAAATGTGACAGAGTTTATGAATGGCCAGTATCGGCCAAATCATGACAGCACATTTAACATCTTCTCCCATCTGAAGATAACCCCTAAAGAGGGAGACATTTACAGTTGCACTGTAAGACATAAAGCTATTCTGGGCCAAACTCAGACCAAAACATGGGGTGAGTCATTGTTTTCATGTGAGTTCCATGGTGTAATCATATTCCACTCAAGGGAAGTTGCGGTTTACAAAGCATAA